The following are encoded in a window of Brettanomyces bruxellensis chromosome 9, complete sequence genomic DNA:
- the MP65 gene encoding Cell surface mannoprotein mp65 (SECRETED:SignalP(1-21)), translating to MMFTAVLETLAVSLLAISAQASPLPGHLHHQHKRSDSESTLGITYSPYEDNGDCKSTSEVASDLAKLSSYKLIRLYGVDCNQVANVLQAKADGQKFFLGIYDMSDIAGAVETIAEAVKQYASWDDVYTVSVGNELVNSGEATVSQIAEYIKTARAALKAAGYTGPVVSVDTHVAILNNPGLCDLSDYIAFNAHAYWDGNVLPENAGEWLLGNIEAVSSCCGGKKTLCAESGWPTQGQDNGICVPSKENQESAMSSISEACGNDTIGFTAFNDLWKNPGSKGVEQYWGML from the coding sequence ATGATGTTCACAGCTGTTCTTGAGACCCTTGCCGTGTCACTCCTTGCCATTTCGGCTCAGGCTTCGCCTCTTCCAGGCCACTTGCACCACCAGCATAAGAGATCTGACTCCGAGAGCACTTTGGGTATTACTTACTCTCCTTACGAGGATAACGGAGACTGCAAGTCGACTTCCGAGGTTGCCTCGGACTTGGCCAAGTTGTCCAGCTACAAGCTTATCAGATTGTATGGCGTGGACTGCAACCAGGTTGCAAATGTGCTCCAGGCCAAGGCTGATGGCCAGAAGTTCTTCCTTGGCATCTACGACATGTCGGATATCGCCGGTGCTGTTGAGACTATTGCCGAGGCTGTGAAGCAGTACGCCTCCTGGGATGATGTCTACACCGTGTCTGTTGGTAACGAGCTTGTTAACAGTGGTGAGGCCACCGTTTCCCAGATTGCTGAGTACATAAAGACTGCCAGAGCTGCACTTAAGGCTGCCGGATATACCGGACCTGTTGTTTCCGTCGACACGCACGTTGCCATTCTCAACAATCCAGGCCTTTGCGACTTGTCCGACTACATCGCCTTCAATGCACATGCTTACTGGGATGGAAACGTTCTTCCTGAAAATGCCGGTGAGTGGTTGCTTGGCAACATCGAGGCAGTTTCGTCTTGTTGCGGCGGTAAGAAGACGCTCTGTGCGGAGTCCGGATGGCCTACCCAGGGTCAGGATAACGGAATCTGCGTTCCTTCCAAGGAGAACCAGGAATCCGCAATGAGCTCTATTTCTGAGGCTTGTGGCAATGACACCATTGGTTTCACCGCCTTCAACGACTTGTGGAAGAACCCTGGTTCCAAGGGTGTCGAGCAGTACTGGGGAATGCTATGa
- a CDS encoding uncharacterized protein (BUSCO:EOG09265C25) has translation MSSINKSRTHFIPKLGKRRKINPRNRTPNVPKPSDKTHEQEHINDENTKDASGSALPKDMQKKPEVKAPEASEKQTEKEHDKDTTNTNGNPENYKGKIAVPNPLKEVPFSKLELARRPSLSSSIISRRNSSVSRSRRPSLFGVPSVKVGGSRRLSSLKSSNTTVNVGKQKSRRSSSNVLPPIFGSRRSSISSIRGGIPEVAAVETTEPESETKPVKISIPSAPPKRRRRSSAIASRRSSVAAETPNVKISASQMDNVLKDLEKVDENVVSRIESNAKPAKAAENKPESAKMQESSLDVGKVKKAKIEAKKEKELELTPAELKKGEKYYLDRKKNRIRKLKLSNGGSSAPMLENDTTVIADASQLKGLTHKDDAELLEKFVLDEKNFTIRDLCKPFFPIGKVSKDYKLAVTADKQRMSERAERRQKRLMARKMRIPFEKVEGEKEQKEEEQERRKKVKEFMDKEVNESDNHRMVPLLVTNDDGTVTYSHESTYIDRHSGTKNEGAMERVLENPYEHLVNSATYSKRRFAERWTAQETAEFYRALSMWGTDFGLISMLFPYRTRKQVKSKFNLEESKHPHLIEFALIRKLPGDIAEYSGKSGKTYKSLDYYESQLKDLRTKHDKEIKSLTAAKQKAQAEDRNNAKRISSIPTKVTAKSRKAVLMEFRKNEEVVGSIPPKQA, from the coding sequence ATGAGTAGCATCAACAAGTCACGGACGCATTTCATTCCCAAACTGGGtaagaggaggaaaatcaACCCTAGGAACAGAACACCAAATGTTCCAAAGCCATCAGACAAAACTCACGAACAAGAGCACataaatgatgaaaacacTAAAGATGCATCCGGTAGTGCATTGCCTAAGGATATGCAAAAGAAGCCGGAGGTAAAGGCACCAGAAGCATCGGAAAaacaaacagaaaaagaacatgaTAAGGATACAACCAACACTAACGGCAACCCAGAAAACTACAAAGGCAAAATCGCAGTGCCAAACCCATTGAAGGAGgttccattttcaaaacTGGAATTGGCAAGAAGACCATCTCTTTCATCTTCTATAATTTCCAGAAGAAATTCGTCGGTTTCCAGAAGCAGGAGACCAAGTCTATTTGGGGTACCATCTGTTAAAGTAGGTGGAAGTAGGAGATTATCATCACTCAAATCGAGCAACACAACAGTGAATGTgggaaagcaaaaaagtaGGAGAAGCAGCTCGAATGTTCTTCCGCCAATCTTTGGCTCAAGAAGATCATCTATTTCATCTATTCGGGGCGGAATTCCGGAAGTTGCAGCTGTTGAAACCACAGAGCCGGAATCTGAAACTAAGCCGGTGAAGATATCTATTCCATCTGCTCCTcctaaaagaagaaggagaagctCTGCAATTGCCTCAAGAAGAAGCTCGGTGGCTGCAGAAACACCAAATGTGAAAATATCGGCTTCGCAAATGGATAACGTGCTAAAGGATCTTGAGAAGGTTGACGAAAATGTGGTCTCGAGAATTGAAAGCAATGCTAAACCAGCCAAGGCAGCCGAAAATAAGCCAGAGAGTGCCAAAATGCAGGAGTCAAGTTTGGATGTCGGCAAAGTGAAAAAGGCAAAGATCGAGgccaagaaagagaaggagCTTGAATTGACTCCGGCAGAGTTGAAAAAGGGAGAGAAATACTATCTcgacagaaagaagaaccGGATTCGCAAGTTAAAGCTTTCAAATGGAGGCAGCAGTGCCCCAATGCTGGAAAATGATACGACTGTGATTGCGGATGCTTCTCAGCTGAAGGGCCTTACTCACAAGGATGATGCCGAATTACTAGAGAAGTTTGTCTTGGATGAGAAGAATTTCACTATTCGAGATCTATGTAAGCCATTCTTTCCTATTGGAAAAGTTTCTAAGGATTATAAGCTCGCTGTAACGGCTGATAAGCAACGGATGAGCGAGAGGGCGGAAAGAAGGCAGAAGAGATTAATGGCACGAAAGATGAGAATACCGTTTGAAAAAGTGgagggagaaaaagagcaaaaggaagaagagcaggagagaaggaagaaggtgaaggaaTTCATGGATAAGGAGGTGAACGAGTCCGATAACCACCGAATGGTGCCCTTATTAGTCACAAATGACGATGGTACAGTTACATATAGTCATGAATCGACGTATATTGATCGACATTCTGGTACGAAAAACGAAGGTGCGATGGAAAGAGTGCTTGAGAACCCTTACGAACATCTTGTGAACTCTGCAACGTATTCTAAACGGAGGTTTGCAGAGAGGTGGACAGCACAAGAGACGGCCGAGTTTTATAGGGCACTATCGATGTGGGGGACCGATTTTGGATTGATATCTATGCTATTTCCTTACCGAACGAGGAAGCAGGTGAAATCGAAATTTAATCTTGAAGAATCGAAGCATCCGCACCTTATCGAATTTGCACTCATCAGGAAACTTCCGGGTGACATCGCAGAATATTCGGGAAAAAGTGGGAAAACGTATAAGAGTCTTGACTACTACGAATCGCAGTTGAAAGACCTTCGTACGAAGCACGATAAGGAGATAAAATCTCTTACAGCGGCAAAGCAAAAGGCTCAAGCAGAGGATAGAAACAATGCCAAGAGAATTTCTTCTATTCCAACCAAGGTTACTGCAAAATCCAGAAAAGCTGTGCTTATGGAATTCAGGAAAAACGAGGAAGTGGTTGGAAGCATTCCCCCAAAACAGGCTTAA
- a CDS encoding uncharacterized protein (BUSCO:EOG09260K24), which produces MPEAEFDESKVDLSELDLSDLEKKYQVRPPKGFLDKFVVCDGTPVAPESKAVILKKVLAKLFSQCGKVVRLDVPVKDGKTAGYVFVEFVNPQMALNAVRHLNGKKLDVRHRLLVNKISDIEKYVLSGKVKDEFQEPEIPEFKSHGYLKSYLMDPAGRDQYLTHYNEDVSISWFKKNLNPEPVIEPRSQWTSTFMKWSPHGTYLFSMFPNGVQCWGGENFERISRFVHPGVRLIDCSPNEKFLVTISPEPITLPPEGHPARASFPFTPESAGHKLVIWDIQTGIAVKTFPLPQNLEHQASMPWPLIKWSFDDKYCARMGPDAIAVYDVEKDFSLLDRKLVKIPGLVDFSFAPGGVKLAANRKNAPAEAILAYWTPEQSNKSAKVAVMQIPSRSVLRTVNMVQVSDCRLFWQQQGKYLCCCVTRHTKSKKTKFSSLQIFQLEERDIPVETIEVHDVVLTMGWEPIGKRFITVSQNDSPDVNPAYLMNNITFYDTETQKKGRGVLVPIKRWISFKTINNKFINCVKFSPKGRFAALATLREGKGAVDFFDLDFDGEKPKDQSNKVSSNAKFLVSRQFDGMTNIEWEQSGRAVAAWSSSWKHSLDNGYKIYDNTGSVLGEKAVDGFKEFQWRPRPKSLLTNSDKKKVRKSLKEYSAQFEEEDAMEANAELREQILRRKKLLQDWYTWRESLHAKLNDLHLQAHHDTGKVEVIEEMKEVVLEEKEEVVE; this is translated from the coding sequence ATGCCAGAAgcagaatttgatgaaagcAAAGTTGACTTGAGTGAGTTGGACTTGTCGGACTTGGAGAAAAAGTACCAAGTGAGACCTCCAAAAGGGTTCCTTGACAAATTTGTCGTTTGTGACGGCACACCAGTTGCACCAGAATCCAAGGCAGTAATCTTGAAGAAGGTTCTCGCAAAGCTGTTCAGCCAATGTGGAAAGGTGGTCCGTCTGGATGTTCCAGTCAAAGACGGTAAGACCGCGGGTTACGTGTTTGTTGAATTTGTGAATCCGCAGATGGCATTGAATGCAGTGAGACATTTGAACGGCAAGAAGTTGGACGTCAGGCACCGACTTCTGGTGAACAAGATCAGCGACATCGAGAAGTACGTTCTTTCGGGAAAGGTGAAGGACGAGTTCCAGGAGCCGGAGATCCCCGAGTTCAAGAGTCATGGATATCTGAAGTCGTATCTCATGGATCCTGCAGGAAGAGACCAGTATTTGACGCACTACAACGAGGATGTTTCGATCTCGTGGTTcaagaagaacttgaaCCCTGAGCCGGTCATTGAGCCGAGATCCCAGTGGACTTCCACATTCATGAAGTGGTCTCCACACGGTACATACTTGTTTTCGATGTTTCCAAACGGTGTTCAGTGCTGGGGAGGCGAGAATTTCGAGAGAATCAGTAGGTTCGTTCACCCAGGTGTCCGCTTGATCGACTGCTCGCCAAATGAGAAGTTTCTGGTGACAATTTCGCCGGAACCAATCACTCTTCCACCTGAAGGACACCCTGCAAGAGCAAGCTTCCCATTCACGCCGGAAAGTGCAGGCCACAAGCTTGTAATCTGGGATATCCAGACGGGTATTGCCGTCAAGACATTCCCATTGCCGCAGAACTTGGAGCACCAGGCCTCGATGCCTTGGCCGTTGATCAAGTGGTCGTTTGATGACAAGTACTGCGCGCGTATGGGACCAGATGCCATTGCTGTTTATGACGTGGAGAAGGATTTCAGTCTTCTCGACCGGAAGTTGGTCAAGATCCCGGGCCTAGTGGACTTCAGCTTTGCTCCGGGTGGTGTCAAGTTGGCCGCTAACAGGAAAAACGCACCTGCAGAGGCCATTCTTGCATACTGGACTCCGGAGCAATCCAACAAGTCTGCCAAGGTGGCCGTGATGCAGATTCCATCCCGGAGTGTGCTCAGGACCGTCAACATGGTCCAGGTGAGTGACTGCAGGCTCTTCTGGCAGCAGCAGGGCAAGTATCTGTGCTGCTGTGTGACCAGGCACACGAAATCCAAGAAGACAAAGTTCTCGAGCTTGCAGATCTTCCAGTTGGAGGAGAGAGACATCCCGGTCGAGACGATTGAGGTTCATGATGTGGTTCTCACGATGGGCTGGGAGCCAATAGGAAAGCGGTTCATCACGGTTTCGCAGAACGATTCTCCGGATGTCAACCCGGCCTACTTGATGAACAACATCACCTTTTACGATACAGAGACGCAGAAGAAGGGCAGGGGCGTTCTGGTGCCGATCAAGAGATGGATCTCATTCAAGACGATCAACAACAAGTTCATCAACTGCGTGAAGTTCTCGCCTAAGGGCAGATTTGCCGCGCTAGCCACGTTGAGGGAGGGAAAAGGTGCCGTTGACTTCTTCGACCTCGATTTTGACGGTGAGAAGCCCAAGGACCAGTCCAACAAGGTTTCGTCCAACGCCAAGTTCTTGGTCTCGAGGCAGTTTGACGGAATGACGAACATCGAGTGGGAACAGTCCGGAAGAGCAGTTGCCGCATGGTCCTCGTCCTGGAAGCACTCGTTGGATAACGGATACAAGATCTACGACAACACGGGAAGTGTGTTGGGTGAGAAGGCAGTGGATGGATTCAAGGAGTTCCAGTGGAGACCAAGGCCAAAGTCGTTGTTGACGAATTCCGACAAGAAGAAGGTCAGAAAGAGCTTGAAGGAGTACTCGGCACAGTTCGAGGAAGAGGATGCCATGGAGGCCAATGCCGAGTTGAGGGAGCAGATCctgagaagaaagaagttgCTCCAGGACTGGTACACTTGGAGAGAATCACTACATGCCAAACTCAACGATTTGCACTTGCAGGCACATCACGATACTGGCAAGGTTGAGGTGATCGAGGAGATGAAGGAGGTTGTTttggaggagaaggaggaggtTGTTGAGTGA
- a CDS encoding uncharacterized protein (BUSCO:EOG092657H8): MFRQTIRAASKVNRLVGFRTYAEAAAPKATAASNKLRLSIALPHQTVLKDKDVFQVNIPAATGDMGILANHVPVIEQLRPGIVEIFDSPSHSDKFFISGGFASVMPNSKMDILSVEAAALKDFDSAAVKSQLADAKKNLDSTNENVAAEASIEVEVLEALNAALSK, from the exons ATGTTCAGACAGACTATCAGAGCTGCTTCAAAGGTCAATCGACTTGTTGGTTTCAGAACTTACGCTGAAGCTGCTGCTCCAAAAGCAACTGCTGCTTCGAACAAATTGCGTTTGTCCATTGCACTTCCTCATCAA ACTGTTCTAAAGGACAAGGATGTTTTTCAAGTAAACATCCCTGCTGCAACAGGTGACATGGGTATTTTGGCCAATCACGTCCCTGTGATCGAACAATTGAGACCAGGTATAGTTGAGATTTTCGATTCACCATCTCATTCAgacaaatttttcatctctgGAGGTTTCGCATCTGTGATGCCAAACTCTAAGATGGATATTCTTAGTGTGGAGGCTGCTGCACTTAAAGACTTTGATTCTGCTGCCGTTAAGTCGCAACTTGCTGATGCGAAGAAGAACCTCGATTCTACTAATGAAAATGTTGCTGCTGAGGCATCTATTGAAGTTGAGGTTCTCGAGGCTTTGAATGCTGCTTTGAGTAAATAA